From the genome of Campylobacterota bacterium, one region includes:
- a CDS encoding tetratricopeptide repeat protein: MDTFFIEFRDPLFGVIVFFFLLFVLSFLSYWWGRHKTARGHRDLESFLGKFESLEDENRLRDQVQTNSLPNESWLMLAHSYEMQGNFEKSVEIYHALLSKNRETTFQKEVLLLLGKNYFKAGFLERSRQSFLQILQNHPRSPQALHYLILIYEQLRQYDKALEVMESLQEISPDSLHEKLYLECRLLLGDHTVGTDEKGERLIELYERHRQLGYLVFEWLFANRPALAWSRFDQSLAPRLSDVLWRLRDDNLDLDIIASNTYLRELFSAKGSVSLAEGSGVFELDVLIALRRCGIGKATLQFEYACGECKQISFLPFHRCPHCHAIDTVEVMMNLSRERYEENNSLQ, encoded by the coding sequence ATGGATACATTTTTCATCGAATTCCGAGACCCTCTTTTCGGCGTCATCGTCTTTTTCTTCCTCCTCTTCGTCCTTTCGTTTCTGAGCTACTGGTGGGGGCGGCACAAAACGGCCAGGGGGCACCGCGATCTTGAATCGTTCCTCGGAAAATTCGAATCGCTCGAAGACGAGAACCGGCTACGCGATCAGGTGCAGACCAACTCCCTCCCCAACGAATCGTGGCTCATGCTCGCCCACAGCTACGAAATGCAGGGAAATTTCGAAAAAAGCGTCGAAATCTATCACGCCCTCCTTTCCAAAAACCGGGAAACGACGTTCCAAAAAGAGGTGTTGCTGCTGCTGGGAAAAAATTATTTCAAAGCAGGTTTCCTCGAACGTTCGCGCCAGAGTTTTTTACAGATTCTCCAAAACCATCCCCGCTCTCCGCAGGCGCTCCATTACCTGATCCTGATCTATGAGCAGCTGCGCCAGTACGACAAGGCGCTCGAAGTGATGGAATCGCTGCAGGAGATCTCCCCCGATTCCCTGCACGAAAAGCTCTATCTCGAATGCCGGCTGCTGTTGGGAGACCATACGGTCGGAACCGATGAAAAGGGGGAGCGCCTGATCGAGCTGTACGAGCGTCACCGCCAGTTGGGGTATCTCGTTTTCGAATGGCTTTTCGCCAACCGCCCGGCGCTCGCATGGAGCCGCTTCGACCAGTCGCTCGCACCCCGGCTGAGCGACGTGTTGTGGCGCCTTAGAGACGATAATCTCGATTTGGATATAATTGCAAGCAATACGTATCTACGCGAGCTTTTCAGCGCCAAAGGCTCCGTCTCCCTCGCGGAGGGAAGCGGCGTCTTCGAACTCGACGTGCTGATCGCCCTGCGCAGATGCGGTATCGGAAAAGCGACCCTGCAGTTCGAGTACGCGTGCGGCGAGTGCAAGCAGATATCGTTTCTGCCGTTCCACCGCTGTCCCCATTGCCATGCGATCGATACGGTGGAAGTGATGATGAACCTTTCACGGGAGCGGTATGAAGAAAATAACTCTCTTCAGTGA
- the recJ gene encoding single-stranded-DNA-specific exonuclease RecJ has protein sequence MRTLPEVPLLDHTALSDFLARRFGGASEKLSDIPHPQELKDARKGAERLARAIRSNERIAVVGDYDVDGVTSTAIVKRFFNLIGYPLETAIPNRFSDGYGVSPGILDRIRADVVFTVDNGINAFAAAEVCRERGIDLIITDHHTPSDALPDAFAIINPKQRECPYPYKEICGAQVAWLLMGLLKQELELSIDMRQFFPFLALAVIADVMPLVGFNRSIVKTGLEMMQRSPLPAFVMIRDYLNRSAITSEDIAFQIAPRINSAGRLEDAKIALDFLLADTTEKAFEQFELLSSLNTLRKETEAQTTEEAMLQVRPEDRVIVVAGEHWNEGVVGIVASRLVSRFQKPAIVLSVHDGIAKGSGRSIGNVDLYALIKSQEALLDKFGGHKMAAGLSMQSDRVERFRRDINHAAESVDPNDFIPHSDIVGELEHHMINFELLELLERFEPYGEGNPRPRFLLRDAEVVNVKLFGSDQSHSRLELRPSKTHPKTIELVAFRQVLECPESRTMSCSYTVNKNEWNGRVSLQLMLERIF, from the coding sequence ATGCGAACCTTGCCTGAGGTTCCCCTTCTTGATCATACCGCACTGAGTGATTTTCTCGCACGCCGATTCGGCGGCGCATCCGAAAAACTCTCCGACATCCCCCATCCGCAAGAGCTCAAAGACGCCCGCAAGGGGGCCGAACGTCTCGCACGAGCGATCCGGTCAAATGAGCGCATTGCCGTCGTGGGCGATTACGACGTCGACGGAGTCACCTCGACCGCCATCGTCAAACGCTTTTTCAATCTGATCGGCTATCCCCTCGAAACCGCGATTCCCAACCGGTTCAGCGACGGCTACGGAGTCTCTCCCGGGATTCTCGACCGGATTCGCGCCGATGTCGTTTTCACCGTCGACAACGGAATCAACGCTTTTGCCGCCGCGGAGGTGTGCCGCGAGCGCGGAATCGATCTCATCATCACCGACCACCATACCCCCTCGGATGCCCTCCCGGATGCTTTTGCCATCATCAACCCCAAACAGCGTGAATGCCCCTACCCTTACAAAGAGATCTGCGGCGCGCAGGTAGCCTGGTTGCTGATGGGGCTGCTCAAGCAGGAGCTGGAGCTCTCGATCGACATGCGCCAGTTTTTCCCGTTCCTGGCGCTGGCGGTCATCGCCGACGTGATGCCGCTGGTCGGGTTCAACCGCTCGATCGTCAAAACCGGGCTGGAAATGATGCAGCGTTCCCCGCTTCCGGCGTTTGTCATGATCCGCGACTACCTCAACCGTTCCGCGATCACCTCCGAAGACATCGCATTCCAGATCGCCCCCCGGATCAATTCCGCCGGACGGCTCGAAGACGCCAAAATCGCCCTCGATTTTCTACTTGCCGATACGACTGAAAAAGCGTTTGAACAATTTGAGCTGCTCAGTTCCCTTAACACGCTGCGCAAAGAGACCGAAGCCCAGACGACGGAAGAAGCGATGCTTCAGGTCCGGCCCGAAGACCGGGTGATCGTCGTAGCGGGGGAGCACTGGAACGAAGGAGTCGTCGGGATCGTCGCCTCGCGGCTGGTAAGCCGGTTCCAAAAACCCGCAATCGTCCTTAGCGTCCACGACGGAATCGCCAAAGGGTCGGGACGCAGCATCGGAAACGTCGACCTCTACGCGCTCATCAAATCCCAAGAAGCGCTGCTCGACAAATTCGGCGGGCATAAAATGGCGGCGGGGCTTTCGATGCAAAGCGACCGCGTCGAGCGGTTCCGGCGCGATATCAACCACGCCGCGGAATCGGTCGATCCGAACGACTTCATTCCCCACAGCGACATCGTCGGCGAACTCGAACACCACATGATCAATTTCGAGCTGCTCGAATTGCTCGAACGGTTCGAACCTTACGGGGAGGGGAATCCGCGCCCCCGTTTCTTGCTGCGGGACGCCGAAGTGGTCAATGTCAAACTTTTCGGGAGCGACCAATCCCACAGCCGCCTGGAACTGCGCCCCTCCAAAACCCATCCCAAGACGATCGAGCTGGTCGCGTTCCGCCAGGTCCTCGAATGTCCCGAAAGCCGGACAATGAGCTGCAGCTACACCGTGAACAAAAACGAGTGGAACGGGCGGGTTTCGCTGCAGCTGATGCTTGAGAGGATCTTTTGA
- a CDS encoding CTP synthase — MTKYIFVTGGVLSSLGKGITAASIGALLKHSGKNVGMLKIDPYINVDPGTMSPLEHGEVFVTKDGAETDLDIGNYERFLNTSYLRTSNFTTGQVYSSVIERERSGGYLGQTIQVVPHIVGEIVDRIKKAGEGHDILVVELGGTVGDIEGLPYMEAIRMMKHDEEVEGTFFIHVTLIPFIKAAGEHKSKPTQHSVQELRRIGITPQMIIARSEEPLPKTFKKKLALSCDVSSDSIIEATDEQTIYAVPLSFLQQNILAPIAKELGLGELKPDMEQWDSLVKKIVSPKHRITIGFVGKYLELKESYKSLIEALIHSGAHLDTRVAINWVDSEKIETQGAEALLRDCDSVLVAGGFGNRGVEGKIEAIRYARENKIPYLGICLGMQLSIVEYARNVLGYEDANSIEFNAHTSHPMIYLIDNFIDQSGQKQLRTHTSPMGGTLRLGEYPCETKPGSNLREAYNGEAVIYERHRHRYEANPTYREALEKAGMIVTGESNGLIEAVEIPEHPWFLGVQFHPEFTSRLQSPNASILAFVKATFEHANLA; from the coding sequence ATGACCAAGTATATTTTTGTAACCGGCGGTGTGCTCAGTTCACTCGGTAAAGGGATCACGGCGGCCAGCATCGGCGCCCTTCTCAAACACTCCGGCAAAAATGTCGGTATGCTCAAGATCGATCCCTATATCAACGTCGACCCCGGTACGATGAGTCCCCTCGAGCACGGGGAAGTCTTCGTCACCAAAGACGGCGCCGAAACCGACCTCGACATCGGAAACTACGAACGTTTCCTCAACACCTCCTATCTGCGCACCAGCAACTTCACCACGGGTCAGGTTTACAGCAGCGTCATCGAGCGCGAGCGCAGCGGCGGGTATCTGGGTCAGACCATCCAGGTCGTCCCCCACATTGTCGGCGAAATCGTGGACCGGATCAAAAAAGCGGGCGAGGGGCATGACATTCTCGTCGTAGAGCTGGGGGGAACCGTCGGAGACATCGAAGGGTTGCCGTACATGGAAGCGATCCGGATGATGAAACACGACGAAGAGGTGGAAGGGACGTTCTTTATCCACGTCACCCTCATTCCGTTCATCAAAGCCGCAGGCGAGCACAAAAGCAAACCGACCCAGCATTCGGTCCAGGAACTTCGCCGTATCGGGATTACCCCGCAGATGATCATCGCCCGAAGCGAAGAGCCGCTTCCCAAAACTTTCAAGAAAAAACTGGCCCTTTCGTGTGACGTCAGCTCCGACAGCATTATCGAAGCAACCGACGAGCAGACGATTTATGCCGTGCCGCTGAGCTTCCTGCAGCAAAACATCCTCGCCCCGATCGCCAAGGAACTGGGACTGGGGGAACTCAAACCCGATATGGAACAGTGGGACTCGCTCGTCAAAAAAATCGTCTCCCCGAAACATCGCATCACGATCGGGTTTGTCGGGAAATACCTCGAGCTCAAAGAGTCGTACAAATCGCTCATCGAAGCGCTGATCCACTCGGGCGCCCACCTGGATACCCGCGTCGCGATCAACTGGGTCGATTCGGAAAAAATCGAAACCCAGGGAGCCGAAGCGCTCCTGCGCGACTGTGATTCGGTCCTGGTCGCCGGCGGCTTCGGAAACCGCGGCGTCGAAGGAAAAATCGAGGCGATCCGTTATGCGCGCGAAAACAAAATCCCCTATCTGGGGATCTGTCTGGGAATGCAGCTCTCCATCGTCGAATACGCCCGCAACGTTCTGGGGTACGAAGATGCCAATTCGATCGAATTCAACGCCCATACGTCTCATCCGATGATCTACCTCATCGACAACTTCATCGACCAGTCGGGCCAAAAACAGCTGCGCACCCACACCTCCCCGATGGGGGGAACACTTCGCCTGGGCGAATACCCCTGCGAAACGAAACCCGGGTCGAATCTGCGCGAAGCCTATAACGGTGAAGCGGTCATTTATGAGCGGCACCGCCACCGCTACGAAGCCAATCCGACCTACCGCGAAGCACTGGAAAAAGCGGGGATGATCGTCACGGGCGAATCAAACGGCCTGATCGAAGCGGTCGAAATACCTGAGCATCCGTGGTTCCTTGGGGTTCAGTTCCACCCCGAATTCACTTCACGCCTCCAAAGCCCGAACGCATCGATTCTCGCGTTCGTCAAAGCGACTTTTGAGCATGCGAACCTTGCCTGA
- a CDS encoding cation:proton antiporter produces MESALYYVTIALGISIVVNLILKRLGVSQIIGYIMTGVTVAYVFDLRHMADSHTLEMIAEFGVVFLMFTIGLEVSLQRLATMKTDVFFNGTLQVVVSALIFFALSFWVLHIPFAAALITAMALSLSSTAVVLSYLKTTKEIVRPYGQKATGILIFQDIAVIPILLLIGFLSSDGGSIGDVLLQTTISAVLIVGLLFIVGKRVMTWLLHFASSSEVDEFFMGSVLVIVVGASLLAHAFGFTYSLGAFVAGMIIAETRYHHKVESDIAPFKDLLLGTFFVTVGMKIDLALFLSHFGQIVAILVAILAIKAIVIFGVVRIYSKAKIAFKTAVALAQVGEFSFAIFALAGNYKLIPQELSQILVLAVVMSIIVTPFILSNLSRISDYFFKGVSLTESFSMLPGRRYHVIVCGYGVVGKFVAKELRAGGVDYVVVDNSYKHVEEALRDGEEVYFGDMSKTAILDKLFIKDASSVIVTLDNMEKKRLICEAVIAHAPNVKLVVKVVNLEEKRSLRGLPISITIDGKKEVAARLVSEAMRCELEK; encoded by the coding sequence ATGGAATCAGCCCTCTATTACGTCACGATAGCGCTCGGTATCTCCATCGTCGTCAACCTCATATTGAAACGGCTCGGAGTATCGCAGATCATCGGGTACATCATGACGGGGGTGACGGTGGCGTACGTGTTCGACCTGCGCCACATGGCCGATTCGCATACGCTGGAGATGATCGCCGAGTTCGGGGTTGTATTCCTGATGTTTACGATCGGGCTGGAGGTGTCGCTGCAGCGGCTGGCGACGATGAAAACCGACGTTTTTTTCAACGGTACGCTGCAGGTCGTCGTATCGGCACTGATTTTTTTTGCCCTTTCGTTCTGGGTGCTCCATATCCCTTTCGCCGCCGCACTGATCACTGCGATGGCGCTGTCGCTTTCCTCTACTGCGGTCGTGCTCAGTTACCTCAAGACGACCAAAGAGATCGTCCGTCCCTACGGCCAAAAAGCGACGGGGATTCTGATTTTTCAGGACATTGCGGTGATTCCGATCCTTCTTTTGATCGGATTCCTGAGTTCGGACGGCGGCAGCATCGGCGACGTTTTGCTTCAAACCACGATAAGTGCCGTCCTGATCGTCGGGCTACTTTTTATCGTCGGTAAACGGGTCATGACGTGGCTGCTCCATTTCGCTTCTTCGAGCGAGGTGGACGAGTTTTTCATGGGTTCGGTCCTTGTGATCGTCGTCGGGGCCTCGTTGCTCGCCCACGCGTTCGGCTTCACTTATTCACTGGGGGCGTTCGTCGCCGGGATGATCATCGCCGAAACCCGCTATCACCATAAAGTCGAATCGGACATCGCCCCTTTCAAAGATCTTCTGCTGGGGACCTTTTTCGTCACCGTCGGGATGAAAATCGATCTGGCCCTCTTCCTGAGCCATTTCGGTCAGATCGTCGCGATTCTCGTCGCGATTCTGGCCATTAAAGCCATCGTCATCTTCGGGGTCGTCCGGATCTACTCGAAAGCCAAGATCGCTTTTAAAACCGCCGTCGCGTTGGCACAGGTGGGGGAATTTTCATTTGCGATTTTTGCGCTGGCAGGGAACTACAAGCTCATTCCGCAGGAGCTTTCCCAGATTCTGGTCCTTGCCGTCGTCATGTCGATCATCGTTACCCCTTTTATCCTCTCCAACCTCTCGCGCATCAGCGACTATTTTTTCAAAGGGGTAAGTCTGACCGAGAGTTTCAGCATGCTGCCCGGGCGTCGATATCACGTCATCGTCTGCGGATACGGGGTCGTGGGGAAATTCGTAGCCAAAGAATTGCGCGCGGGCGGGGTCGATTACGTCGTCGTCGACAACAGCTATAAACACGTCGAAGAAGCGCTGCGTGACGGTGAAGAGGTCTATTTCGGCGATATGTCGAAAACGGCGATCCTCGACAAGCTCTTTATCAAAGACGCCTCCAGCGTTATCGTCACCCTGGATAACATGGAAAAAAAGCGTCTGATCTGCGAAGCCGTGATCGCCCACGCGCCAAACGTCAAACTGGTGGTCAAAGTGGTCAACCTCGAAGAGAAGCGTTCGTTGCGGGGATTGCCGATCTCGATTACGATCGACGGGAAAAAAGAGGTGGCCGCACGCCTCGTTTCCGAAGCGATGCGGTGCGAACTGGAGAAATAA